The Polypterus senegalus isolate Bchr_013 chromosome 1, ASM1683550v1, whole genome shotgun sequence genome includes a window with the following:
- the LOC120517218 gene encoding ICOS ligand-like isoform X1 → MGAMPATTTVLGSPTPDSCLRMCLQIAGRYSVPVVQGPASPVFKDSEVSFTCKSTGGFPEPKVQWSVNKELLQNSGQVSTTLSKDSRGLYSVTSVLTVNVTGDVSVTCTVENDRLREKRTSAEIQYLIKAEKESNGVSGGTKVILVLVAVLVVLVGLLIVAIVVLKRRKRKLIEYQYQTKTRNLKLHCSKHQKRTTLKLSSSENVKEGNFKYQPPIY, encoded by the exons ATGGGGGCTATGCCTGCAACTACCACCGTGCTGGGGAGTCCAACTCCAGACAGCTGTCTCAGGATGTGCCTTCAAATTGCAG GTCGTTACTCTGTCCCAGTTGTCCAAGGACCAGCATCACCAGTGTTTAAAGACAGTGAGGTCAGTTTCACCTGCAAGTCTACTGGGGGATTCCCTGAGCCAAAGGTCCAGTGGTCTGTGAATAAGGAGCTGCTTCAGAACTCAGGACAAGTAAGCACAACACTGAGCAAAGACAGCAGAGGTCTGTACAGTGTGACCAGCGTCCTGACTGTGAATGTGACAGGAGACGTGTCTGTGACCTGCACTGTCGAGAATGACAGACTGAGGGAGAAGAGGACATCAGCTGAAATTCAGT ATCTGATTAAAGCAGAGAAAGAGTCAAACGGAGTGAGTGGAGGCACCAAGGTGATACTGGTGTTAGTGGCAGTGCTGGTTGTGCTGGTGGGGCTGCTGATTGTAGCGATTGTGGTGttaaagaggaggaagaggaaactCATAGAATACCAG TATCAAACAAAGACCAGGAATCTGAAACTCCACTGCAGCAAACACCAAAAAAGGACAACCCTGAAGCTTAGCAGCTCTGAGAATGTGAAAGAAGGTAACTTTAAATATCAACCTCCAATTTATTAA
- the LOC120517218 gene encoding ICOS ligand-like isoform X2 — protein sequence MGAMPATTTVLGSPTPDSCLRMCLQIAGRYSVPVVQGPASPVFKDSEVSFTCKSTGGFPEPKVQWSVNKELLQNSGQVSTTLSKDSRGLYSVTSVLTVNVTGDVSVTCTVENDRLREKRTSAEIQYLIKAEKESNGVSGGTKVILVLVAVLVVLVGLLIVAIVVLKRRKRKLIEYQYQTKTRNLKLHCSKHQKRTTLKLSSSENVKED from the exons ATGGGGGCTATGCCTGCAACTACCACCGTGCTGGGGAGTCCAACTCCAGACAGCTGTCTCAGGATGTGCCTTCAAATTGCAG GTCGTTACTCTGTCCCAGTTGTCCAAGGACCAGCATCACCAGTGTTTAAAGACAGTGAGGTCAGTTTCACCTGCAAGTCTACTGGGGGATTCCCTGAGCCAAAGGTCCAGTGGTCTGTGAATAAGGAGCTGCTTCAGAACTCAGGACAAGTAAGCACAACACTGAGCAAAGACAGCAGAGGTCTGTACAGTGTGACCAGCGTCCTGACTGTGAATGTGACAGGAGACGTGTCTGTGACCTGCACTGTCGAGAATGACAGACTGAGGGAGAAGAGGACATCAGCTGAAATTCAGT ATCTGATTAAAGCAGAGAAAGAGTCAAACGGAGTGAGTGGAGGCACCAAGGTGATACTGGTGTTAGTGGCAGTGCTGGTTGTGCTGGTGGGGCTGCTGATTGTAGCGATTGTGGTGttaaagaggaggaagaggaaactCATAGAATACCAG TATCAAACAAAGACCAGGAATCTGAAACTCCACTGCAGCAAACACCAAAAAAGGACAACCCTGAAGCTTAGCAGCTCTGAGAATGTGAAAGAAG ATTAA